In Shewanella sp. GD04112, the sequence AACCGTCGATGAGATATTTCTGGAAATGTCTTCGGTCACGCTGGATTGTTCGCTCGAGGCAGTGGCAACCACGGTATTAACATTAGAAATCGCATTGACGGAGGCGGAAATACCTTGGAAAGCACTACGCACTTTTTCCGATACCATTTGTGACTCATCCAACAAACTGGTATTGGCCTTCATATAATGATCGGCCTTTTCCGCCTGAGACTGTAATTTTGAAATAATCTCTTGAATATCAATGGTGGATTGCTGGGTTTTAGCCGCAAGAGAGCGAACCTCATCGGCAACAACGGCAAAACCGCGACCCGCTTCACCAGCCCTTGCCGCTTCAATCGCCGCATTGAGTGCCAGTAGGTTGGTTTGTTCGGAAATACTGGTAATCACATCAATAACAGAGCCAATTTCGATGGAATAGTCTTTCAACTGATTGACTATGGTGCCTGAATCTCGGATCGCCGCGCCAATTTTGACTGAAATATTATCGGACTCACCGAGGGATTTATTGCCTTCAGAGACATTGCCCATCGCCTCACCAGCACTGGTTTCCGCCTCAGTCGCATTTTTACTCACTTCGAGTGCCGTACTGGACATTTCATTGAGCGCCGTCGCGATTTGTTCTACCTGAACCAGCATTTGCTGGGAATTATGCTCAACTTGATTCATGGTCGAGGCGAGTATTTCGGCCGAAGTCGCGGTATTGTCGGCAACGGTAATCAATTGCTCGGTCATCTCAGAAATTTTATCGGCTGTCTCATTACAGCCCTGAGCCAAAATACCCAATTCATTATTGCCAATATCGGCAATGCGCTCGGAAAGATCGCCATTAGCCAACTTCGCCATAAAACTCTGCACAGTTTTAATTGATGTAATAATAAATTTTGAGATAGCCGTCGACGTCACTAACACCAACAATGACACTATGACCAAAATGAATAACATTATTTTGATCGATTCATCGTAAATCACATCGCCATAGCTGCTTGCGTCCTGCGCGCCTTTGTAATTCAGGTCTGATAATTTCAGCAATAAATCCGAGTATTCGTTGTACGCCTCGAGTGATTCCGTCAGCAGCAATTGTTTAGCATCTTCGTTTTTATTTGCCCGTGACAGTATAAGCAGCTTCTGATGAACGACAAGATATTCCTTATATAAGCGCTGAAAATCATTGAAGATATTTCGTTCTTTATTGCCGCTGATCAGTTGCTCGTAGGTGCGGATAGAGTCATCGATTTGCGCTTTGGTTTTCTCCAGTTCACGCTCGGTATCTCGCATCTGTCCTTCATCCAGCGAGAGAATATGCCGGGATTCTAATACCCTAAGATCTGCGGTTTGACCGTTGAGTCGCTCGATGACCCGCACGGCTGGCAACCAGTCATTGGATATGACGGTAGACTGATCATTGATGACCTGCATTTTGCTCATTGCCATCATGGTTAACCCTAGAATTGCAATAATTGGAATCGCAAAAGCGCCAAGTAATAGGTGACTGATCTTTAGATTACGCATGTAAACCCCAGCAATGATGACTATGCTCAAATTCAGTTAAAAAAGCCTAATGTAGGTATTTTTCCTTCCATAGATATATAAG encodes:
- a CDS encoding methyl-accepting chemotaxis protein — encoded protein: MRNLKISHLLLGAFAIPIIAILGLTMMAMSKMQVINDQSTVISNDWLPAVRVIERLNGQTADLRVLESRHILSLDEGQMRDTERELEKTKAQIDDSIRTYEQLISGNKERNIFNDFQRLYKEYLVVHQKLLILSRANKNEDAKQLLLTESLEAYNEYSDLLLKLSDLNYKGAQDASSYGDVIYDESIKIMLFILVIVSLLVLVTSTAISKFIITSIKTVQSFMAKLANGDLSERIADIGNNELGILAQGCNETADKISEMTEQLITVADNTATSAEILASTMNQVEHNSQQMLVQVEQIATALNEMSSTALEVSKNATEAETSAGEAMGNVSEGNKSLGESDNISVKIGAAIRDSGTIVNQLKDYSIEIGSVIDVITSISEQTNLLALNAAIEAARAGEAGRGFAVVADEVRSLAAKTQQSTIDIQEIISKLQSQAEKADHYMKANTSLLDESQMVSEKVRSAFQGISASVNAISNVNTVVATASSEQSSVTEDISRNISSTVEMVDQNVVGVGNASKACHDVLSEAGKQKQLLAFFKTKRSY